In one Balaenoptera ricei isolate mBalRic1 chromosome 20, mBalRic1.hap2, whole genome shotgun sequence genomic region, the following are encoded:
- the PROCA1 gene encoding protein PROCA1 isoform X4 encodes MWVRTTLRIERWTKEKTEDDASWWDESSTGEFKDTDRCCWKHRKCTGHIIHPFTSDYGHHDVHLHSISHCDCDSRLKDCSEKTYSSSGDVGPTCSQDVDSACFNIIQCPCFELIPEEECVERFWCGWCKSYRPVSVAVIHHPIHHECRADDLNQEEEEEEEEEESKPPIPTQVGPPALPTNTGMGMVTGTPDLAAPITIWRSESPTGKSQGSKVIKKIKKKKEKEKDEEETDEKAKVKKKVKKGKLTKKKSPVKSESPPDLNRSFSPRELARMSESSPDSWQDLESEDSYNDPGREEPSNGDIVESSSPRKREKNGVQAKKPRMKTSPVKKVNKRKSPPASNPYLS; translated from the exons ATGTGGGTTAGGACGACACTGAGGATTGAAAGGTGGACTAAGGAAAAAACTGAAGACGATGCCAGCTGGTGGGACGAGAGCAGCACCG GTGAATTCAAGGACACTGACAGGTGCTGCTGGAAACACAGAAAGTGCACCGGGCACATCATCCATCCCTTCACCTCTGACTATGGCCACCACGACGTGCACCTGCACTCTATCAGCCACTGTGACTGTGATTCTAG GCTGAAGGACTGCTCAGAGAAGACATATAGCAGTTCCGGAGATGTGGGCCCAACCTGCTCCCAAGATGTGGACTCAGCCTGTTTCAACATCATCCAGTGCCCATGCTTTGAGCTCATCCCAGAGGAAGAGTGTGTGGAGCGGTTCTGGTGTGGCTG GTGCAAAAGCTACAGGCCTGTCTCTGTGGCAGTGATCCACCATCCCATCCACCATGAGTGCAGGGCAGATGACCTAaaccaagaagaggaagaggaggaggaggaagaagaaagcaagCCTCCCATCCCGACCCAGGTGGggccccccgccctccccaccaACACAGGTATGGGCATGGTCACAGGTACCCCTGACTTAGCAGCTCCCATCACCATCTGGCGTTCCGAAAGCcccacagggaagtcccagggcagTAAGGTGATCaagaagataaagaagaaaaaggaaaaagagaaagacgaGGAGGAGACGGATGAAAAGGCAAAGGTGAAGAAAAAAGTCAAGAAGGGCAAGTTGACTAAGAAGAAAAGCCCAGTTAAATCAGAATCACCTCCAGACTTAAACCGATCGTTCAGCCCAAGAGAGTTGGCCAGGATGTCAGAGTCCAGCCCAGACAGCTGGCAAGATCTGGAGAGTGAGGACAGTTACAATGACCCTGGGCGGGAGGAACCCTCCAATGGGGATATTGTGGAGTCTTCATCacccaggaagagagagaagaatgggGTCCAGGCCAAGAAGCCCAGGATGAAGACCTCGCCAGTCAAGAAGGTCAACAAgaggaaatctcccccagcatcAAACCCCTATCTCAGTTGA
- the PROCA1 gene encoding protein PROCA1 isoform X3, with amino-acid sequence MWVRTTLRIERWTKEKTEDDASWWDESSTDINRLPSWERGHLLAAVASSTDASTFSEGEFKDTDRCCWKHRKCTGHIIHPFTSDYGHHDVHLHSISHCDCDSRLKDCSEKTYSSSGDVGPTCSQDVDSACFNIIQCPCFELIPEEECVERFWCGWCKSYRPVSVAVIHHPIHHECRADDLNQEEEEEEEEEESKPPIPTQVGPPALPTNTGMGMVTGTPDLAAPITIWRSESPTGKSQGSKVIKKIKKKKEKEKDEEETDEKAKVKKKVKKGKLTKKKSPVKSESPPDLNRSFSPRELARMSESSPDSWQDLESEDSYNDPGREEPSNGDIVESSSPRKREKNGVQAKKPRMKTSPVKKVNKRKSPPASNPYLS; translated from the exons ATGTGGGTTAGGACGACACTGAGGATTGAAAGGTGGACTAAGGAAAAAACTGAAGACGATGCCAGCTGGTGGGACGAGAGCAGCACCG ATATAAACAGGTTACCCAGCTGGGAGAGAGGACATCTGCTGGCTGCTGTGGCATCCAGCACTGACGCATCTACCTTCTCTGAAG GTGAATTCAAGGACACTGACAGGTGCTGCTGGAAACACAGAAAGTGCACCGGGCACATCATCCATCCCTTCACCTCTGACTATGGCCACCACGACGTGCACCTGCACTCTATCAGCCACTGTGACTGTGATTCTAG GCTGAAGGACTGCTCAGAGAAGACATATAGCAGTTCCGGAGATGTGGGCCCAACCTGCTCCCAAGATGTGGACTCAGCCTGTTTCAACATCATCCAGTGCCCATGCTTTGAGCTCATCCCAGAGGAAGAGTGTGTGGAGCGGTTCTGGTGTGGCTG GTGCAAAAGCTACAGGCCTGTCTCTGTGGCAGTGATCCACCATCCCATCCACCATGAGTGCAGGGCAGATGACCTAaaccaagaagaggaagaggaggaggaggaagaagaaagcaagCCTCCCATCCCGACCCAGGTGGggccccccgccctccccaccaACACAGGTATGGGCATGGTCACAGGTACCCCTGACTTAGCAGCTCCCATCACCATCTGGCGTTCCGAAAGCcccacagggaagtcccagggcagTAAGGTGATCaagaagataaagaagaaaaaggaaaaagagaaagacgaGGAGGAGACGGATGAAAAGGCAAAGGTGAAGAAAAAAGTCAAGAAGGGCAAGTTGACTAAGAAGAAAAGCCCAGTTAAATCAGAATCACCTCCAGACTTAAACCGATCGTTCAGCCCAAGAGAGTTGGCCAGGATGTCAGAGTCCAGCCCAGACAGCTGGCAAGATCTGGAGAGTGAGGACAGTTACAATGACCCTGGGCGGGAGGAACCCTCCAATGGGGATATTGTGGAGTCTTCATCacccaggaagagagagaagaatgggGTCCAGGCCAAGAAGCCCAGGATGAAGACCTCGCCAGTCAAGAAGGTCAACAAgaggaaatctcccccagcatcAAACCCCTATCTCAGTTGA
- the PROCA1 gene encoding protein PROCA1 isoform X1 — MWAGPGRHFQGDGSRPALLPPLPSFPSLVTPSLPSSVPPSFPRSAARVPNLKPYPLCCKVGGERLSSPDWEDSVQMSITYINRLPSWERGHLLAAVASSTDASTFSEGEFKDTDRCCWKHRKCTGHIIHPFTSDYGHHDVHLHSISHCDCDSRLKDCSEKTYSSSGDVGPTCSQDVDSACFNIIQCPCFELIPEEECVERFWCGWCKSYRPVSVAVIHHPIHHECRADDLNQEEEEEEEEEESKPPIPTQVGPPALPTNTGMGMVTGTPDLAAPITIWRSESPTGKSQGSKVIKKIKKKKEKEKDEEETDEKAKVKKKVKKGKLTKKKSPVKSESPPDLNRSFSPRELARMSESSPDSWQDLESEDSYNDPGREEPSNGDIVESSSPRKREKNGVQAKKPRMKTSPVKKVNKRKSPPASNPYLS; from the exons ATGTGGGCGGGGCCGGGGAGGCATTTCCAAGGAGACGGGAGCCGCCCTGCCttgctccctcctcttccctccttcccttccttggttactccctcccttccttcctccgtccctccctccttcccccgtTCTGCTGCCCGGGTACCCAACCTGAAACCCTACCCCCTGTGCTGCAAGGTCGGGGGGGAGCGCCTCAGCTCGCCAGACTGGGAGGATTCTGTACAAATGAGCATCACCT ATATAAACAGGTTACCCAGCTGGGAGAGAGGACATCTGCTGGCTGCTGTGGCATCCAGCACTGACGCATCTACCTTCTCTGAAG GTGAATTCAAGGACACTGACAGGTGCTGCTGGAAACACAGAAAGTGCACCGGGCACATCATCCATCCCTTCACCTCTGACTATGGCCACCACGACGTGCACCTGCACTCTATCAGCCACTGTGACTGTGATTCTAG GCTGAAGGACTGCTCAGAGAAGACATATAGCAGTTCCGGAGATGTGGGCCCAACCTGCTCCCAAGATGTGGACTCAGCCTGTTTCAACATCATCCAGTGCCCATGCTTTGAGCTCATCCCAGAGGAAGAGTGTGTGGAGCGGTTCTGGTGTGGCTG GTGCAAAAGCTACAGGCCTGTCTCTGTGGCAGTGATCCACCATCCCATCCACCATGAGTGCAGGGCAGATGACCTAaaccaagaagaggaagaggaggaggaggaagaagaaagcaagCCTCCCATCCCGACCCAGGTGGggccccccgccctccccaccaACACAGGTATGGGCATGGTCACAGGTACCCCTGACTTAGCAGCTCCCATCACCATCTGGCGTTCCGAAAGCcccacagggaagtcccagggcagTAAGGTGATCaagaagataaagaagaaaaaggaaaaagagaaagacgaGGAGGAGACGGATGAAAAGGCAAAGGTGAAGAAAAAAGTCAAGAAGGGCAAGTTGACTAAGAAGAAAAGCCCAGTTAAATCAGAATCACCTCCAGACTTAAACCGATCGTTCAGCCCAAGAGAGTTGGCCAGGATGTCAGAGTCCAGCCCAGACAGCTGGCAAGATCTGGAGAGTGAGGACAGTTACAATGACCCTGGGCGGGAGGAACCCTCCAATGGGGATATTGTGGAGTCTTCATCacccaggaagagagagaagaatgggGTCCAGGCCAAGAAGCCCAGGATGAAGACCTCGCCAGTCAAGAAGGTCAACAAgaggaaatctcccccagcatcAAACCCCTATCTCAGTTGA
- the PROCA1 gene encoding protein PROCA1 isoform X2 — translation MWAGPGRHFQGDGSRPALLPPLPSFPSLVTPSLPSSVPPSFPRSAARVPNLKPYPLCCKVGGERLSSPDWEDSVQMSITCEFKDTDRCCWKHRKCTGHIIHPFTSDYGHHDVHLHSISHCDCDSRLKDCSEKTYSSSGDVGPTCSQDVDSACFNIIQCPCFELIPEEECVERFWCGWCKSYRPVSVAVIHHPIHHECRADDLNQEEEEEEEEEESKPPIPTQVGPPALPTNTGMGMVTGTPDLAAPITIWRSESPTGKSQGSKVIKKIKKKKEKEKDEEETDEKAKVKKKVKKGKLTKKKSPVKSESPPDLNRSFSPRELARMSESSPDSWQDLESEDSYNDPGREEPSNGDIVESSSPRKREKNGVQAKKPRMKTSPVKKVNKRKSPPASNPYLS, via the exons ATGTGGGCGGGGCCGGGGAGGCATTTCCAAGGAGACGGGAGCCGCCCTGCCttgctccctcctcttccctccttcccttccttggttactccctcccttccttcctccgtccctccctccttcccccgtTCTGCTGCCCGGGTACCCAACCTGAAACCCTACCCCCTGTGCTGCAAGGTCGGGGGGGAGCGCCTCAGCTCGCCAGACTGGGAGGATTCTGTACAAATGAGCATCACCT GTGAATTCAAGGACACTGACAGGTGCTGCTGGAAACACAGAAAGTGCACCGGGCACATCATCCATCCCTTCACCTCTGACTATGGCCACCACGACGTGCACCTGCACTCTATCAGCCACTGTGACTGTGATTCTAG GCTGAAGGACTGCTCAGAGAAGACATATAGCAGTTCCGGAGATGTGGGCCCAACCTGCTCCCAAGATGTGGACTCAGCCTGTTTCAACATCATCCAGTGCCCATGCTTTGAGCTCATCCCAGAGGAAGAGTGTGTGGAGCGGTTCTGGTGTGGCTG GTGCAAAAGCTACAGGCCTGTCTCTGTGGCAGTGATCCACCATCCCATCCACCATGAGTGCAGGGCAGATGACCTAaaccaagaagaggaagaggaggaggaggaagaagaaagcaagCCTCCCATCCCGACCCAGGTGGggccccccgccctccccaccaACACAGGTATGGGCATGGTCACAGGTACCCCTGACTTAGCAGCTCCCATCACCATCTGGCGTTCCGAAAGCcccacagggaagtcccagggcagTAAGGTGATCaagaagataaagaagaaaaaggaaaaagagaaagacgaGGAGGAGACGGATGAAAAGGCAAAGGTGAAGAAAAAAGTCAAGAAGGGCAAGTTGACTAAGAAGAAAAGCCCAGTTAAATCAGAATCACCTCCAGACTTAAACCGATCGTTCAGCCCAAGAGAGTTGGCCAGGATGTCAGAGTCCAGCCCAGACAGCTGGCAAGATCTGGAGAGTGAGGACAGTTACAATGACCCTGGGCGGGAGGAACCCTCCAATGGGGATATTGTGGAGTCTTCATCacccaggaagagagagaagaatgggGTCCAGGCCAAGAAGCCCAGGATGAAGACCTCGCCAGTCAAGAAGGTCAACAAgaggaaatctcccccagcatcAAACCCCTATCTCAGTTGA
- the RAB34 gene encoding ras-related protein Rab-34 isoform X1 codes for MNILAPVRRDRVLTELPQCLRKEAALHVHKGFHPRVTCACQEHRTGTVGRFKISKVIVVGDLSVGKTCLINRFCKDTFDKNYKATIGVDFEMERFEVLGVPFSLQLWDTAGQERFKCIASTYYRGAQAIIIVFNLNDVASLEHTKQWLADALKENDPSSVLLFLVGSKKDLSTPAQYTLMEKDALKVAQEMKAEYWAVSSLTGENVREFFFRVTALTFEANVLAELEKSGSRRIGDVIRINSDDSNLYLTASKKKPMCCP; via the exons ATGAACATTCTGGCGCCGGTGCGCAGGGACCGCGTCCTGACGGAGCTGCCCCAG TGCCTGAGGAAGGAGGCCGCTTTGCACGTGCACAAAGGCTTCCACCCCCGCGTCACCTGCGCCTGCCAGGAGCACCGGACAGGCACCGTGGG CAGATTTAAGATCTCCAAGGTCATTGTGGTGGGCGACTTGTCAGTGGGGAAGACTTGTCTCATTAATAG GTTCTGCAAAGACACCTTTGATAAGAACTACAAGGCCACCATCGGAGTGGACTTTGAGATGGAACGATTTGAGGTGTTGGGCGTCCCCTTCAGTCTGCAGCT ctgGGACACCGCTGGACAGGAGAGGTTCAAATGCATTGCTTCGACCTACTACCGAGGAGCTCAAG CCATCATCATCGTTTTCAACCTGAATGATGTGGCCTCCCTGGAACATACCAA GCAGTGGCTAGCTGATGCACTCAAGGAGAATGACCCTTCCAGTGTGCTTCTCTTCCTCGTGGGTTCCAAGAAGGACCTGAGT ACTCCTGCTCAGTATACGCTAATGGAGAAAGATGCACTCAAGGTGGCCCAAGAGATGAAGGCCGAGTACTGGGCAGTCTCATCTCTCACTG GTGAAAATGTCCGGGAATTCTTCTTTCGTGTGACGGCACTGACCTTTGAGGCCAATGTGCTGGCTGAGCTGGAGAAATCGGGATCCCGGCGTATTGGGGATGTTATCC GCATCAACAGTGATGACAGCAACCTCTACCTAACTGCCAGCAAGAAGAAGCCCATGTGTTGCCCATGA
- the RAB34 gene encoding ras-related protein Rab-34 isoform X2: protein MNILAPVRRDRVLTELPQCLRKEAALHVHKGFHPRVTCACQEHRTGTVGFKISKVIVVGDLSVGKTCLINRFCKDTFDKNYKATIGVDFEMERFEVLGVPFSLQLWDTAGQERFKCIASTYYRGAQAIIIVFNLNDVASLEHTKQWLADALKENDPSSVLLFLVGSKKDLSTPAQYTLMEKDALKVAQEMKAEYWAVSSLTGENVREFFFRVTALTFEANVLAELEKSGSRRIGDVIRINSDDSNLYLTASKKKPMCCP from the exons ATGAACATTCTGGCGCCGGTGCGCAGGGACCGCGTCCTGACGGAGCTGCCCCAG TGCCTGAGGAAGGAGGCCGCTTTGCACGTGCACAAAGGCTTCCACCCCCGCGTCACCTGCGCCTGCCAGGAGCACCGGACAGGCACCGTGGG ATTTAAGATCTCCAAGGTCATTGTGGTGGGCGACTTGTCAGTGGGGAAGACTTGTCTCATTAATAG GTTCTGCAAAGACACCTTTGATAAGAACTACAAGGCCACCATCGGAGTGGACTTTGAGATGGAACGATTTGAGGTGTTGGGCGTCCCCTTCAGTCTGCAGCT ctgGGACACCGCTGGACAGGAGAGGTTCAAATGCATTGCTTCGACCTACTACCGAGGAGCTCAAG CCATCATCATCGTTTTCAACCTGAATGATGTGGCCTCCCTGGAACATACCAA GCAGTGGCTAGCTGATGCACTCAAGGAGAATGACCCTTCCAGTGTGCTTCTCTTCCTCGTGGGTTCCAAGAAGGACCTGAGT ACTCCTGCTCAGTATACGCTAATGGAGAAAGATGCACTCAAGGTGGCCCAAGAGATGAAGGCCGAGTACTGGGCAGTCTCATCTCTCACTG GTGAAAATGTCCGGGAATTCTTCTTTCGTGTGACGGCACTGACCTTTGAGGCCAATGTGCTGGCTGAGCTGGAGAAATCGGGATCCCGGCGTATTGGGGATGTTATCC GCATCAACAGTGATGACAGCAACCTCTACCTAACTGCCAGCAAGAAGAAGCCCATGTGTTGCCCATGA
- the RPL23A gene encoding large ribosomal subunit protein uL23, which translates to MAPKAKKEVPAPPKAEAKAKALKAKKAVLKGVHSHKKKKIRTSPTFRRPKTLRLRRQPKYPRKSAPRRNKLDHYAIIKFPLTTESAMKKIEDNNTLVFIVDVKANKHQIKQAVKKLYDIDVAKVNTLIRPDGEKKAYVRLAPDYDALDVANKIGII; encoded by the exons ATGGCGCCGAAAGCGAAGAAGGAAG tCCCTGCCCCTCCGAAAGCCGAAGCCAAAGCAAAGGCTTTGAAGGCCAAGAAAGCAGTGTTGAAAGGCGtacacagccacaaaaaaaagaagatccgGACGTCACCCACCTTCCGACGGCCCAAAACACTGCGGCTCAGGAGGCAGCCCAAATATCCTCGGAAGAGCGCCCCTAGGAGAAACAA GCTTGACCACTATGCCATCATCAAGTTCCCCCTCACCACCGAGTCAGCCatgaagaaaatagaagacaACAACACACTGGTGTTCATTGTGGATGTCAAAGCCAACAAGCACCAAATTAAACAGGCTGTGAAGAAGCTCTATGACATTGATGTGGCTAAGGTCAACACCCTGATCAG GCCTGATGGAGAGAAGAAGGCATATGTTCGACTGGCTCCTGACTATGACGCTTTGGATGTTGCCAACAAA attgggATCATCTAA
- the TLCD1 gene encoding TLC domain-containing protein 1: MPPMLFPALPLLLGATLTFRALRHALCRLPLPAHVRADPLRTWRWHNLLVSFAHSIVSGIWALLCIWQTPEMLVDVESAWSLSGYLLVCFSAGYFIHDTLDIVVSHQARASWEYLVHHVMAMGAFFSGIFWSRFVGGGVLTLLVEVSNIFLTIRMMMKINNAQDLLLYRVNKYINLFMYFLFRLAPQAYLTHSFLRYAGQRNLGTFLLGILLMLDVMILIYFSRLLRSDFCPQGVPSRQHKDKFLIE; the protein is encoded by the exons ATGCCCCCAATGCTGTTCCCCGCCCTGCCGCTGCTCCTGGGCGCCACGCTGACCTTCCGGGCGCTCCGGCACGCGCTCTGTCGCCTGCCCCTGCCTGCGCACGTGCGCGCCGACCCCCTGCGCACCTGGCGCTGGCACAACCTTCTCGTCTCCTTCGCCCATTCCATTGTGTCAGGGATCTGGGCGCTGCTGTG TATATGGCAGACCCCTGAGATGCTGGTGGACGTTGAGAGCGCATGGTCGCTTTCTGGCTATCTGCTTGTTTGCTTTTCCGCAG GGTACTTCATCCACGACACGCTGGATATTGTGGTTAGCCATCAGGCACGAGCTTCTTGGGAATACCTCGTCCACCACGTCATG GCTATGGGTGCCTTCTTTTCAGGCATCTTTTGGAGCAGATTTGTTGGTGGGGGCGTCCTAACACTGCTGGTGGAGGTCAGCAACATCTTTCTCACAATACGCATGATGATGAAGATCAATAACGCCCAGGACCTCCTCCTCTATCGAGTCAACAAATACATCAACTTGTTCATGTACTTTCTCTTCCGCCTGGCCCCTCAGGCCTACCTCACCCATTCCTTCCTGCGTTACGCCGGCCAGAGGAACCTGGGGACCTTTCTGCTGGGCATACTGCTTATGCTGGATGTCATGATCCTCATCTACTTTTCCCGCCTCCTCCGCTCTGACTTCTGCCCCCAAGGTGTCCCCAGCCGGCAACACAAAGACAAGTTCTTGATTGAGTGA